The following is a genomic window from Nocardioides thalensis.
GCTCGTCGGCGGGTCCTCCGGCATGGCGGCGTTCGCCGCGGCGCAGCTCGCGCGCGAGCTCGACGGCACTCCCGAGGGCGAGAACGCCGTGATCGTGGTGCTGCTGCCCGACTCCGGCCGTGGCTACCTGACGAAGGTCTTCAACGACGACTGGCTCGCGACCTACGGCTTCGCGACGGGCGCTCCCACCACGTCCCGGACGGTCGGCGAGGTGCTGCGCGGCAAGACCGGCACCCTGCCCGACCTGGTGCACACCCACCCGAGCGAGACCGTCGCCGAGGCCATCGCGATCCTCCAGGAGTACGGCGTCTCGCAGATGCCCGTCGTGCGCGCCGAGCCGCCGATCGTCGCGGCCGAGGTCGCCGGGTCGGTGTCGGACCGGGCTCTTCTCGACGCGCTGTACGCCGGGCAGGCCAAGCTCACCGATGCCGTCGAGAAGCACATGTCCGACCCGCTGCCGACGATCGGCTCGACGGAGGAGGCGCGCGATGCCGTCGCGCTCCTCGAAGGCGCGGACGCCGTACTCGTGCAGGAGGACGGGAAGCCGGTCGGCGTGCTGACCCGGCAGGACCTGCTCGCGTTCCTCGCCCGCGGATGACCGCCGTCGAGCTGCCGCCCGGCATCCGCGTCGCCACCGCCGACGACGTTGACGACATCCTGCGGCTCATCCGCGAGCTCGCCGACTACGAGCGCGAGCCGGCGGAGACGGTGAAGAACACACCCGAGCGGCTGCGCGAGTGGCTGTTCGGCGAGGACTCCGTGGCGTCGTGCCTCGTGGCCGAGAGCGACGGCAAGGTGGTGGGGATCGCGCTGTGGTTCCGCACCTACTCGACCTGGACCGGTGTGCCCGGGATCTACCTCGAGGACCTGTTCGTCGAGCCCGGCCAGCGGGGGAGCGGGTTCGGCAAGGCGTTCCTCGTGGCGCTGTCGCGGATCGCCCTCGCGCGGGGCTACCAGCGGGTCGAGTGGGTCGTGCTCGACTGGAACAAGCCGTCCATCGAGTTCTACGAGGCGCTGGGCGCGCGGCCGATGAAGGAGTGGCACACGTATCGGCTGACGGGGGAGGCGCTCGCCGCCCTGGGTTCCGGGGTGGTCGAGTAGCCCACCGGTGGTCGAGGAGGCCGTCCACGGCCGTCACGAGACCCCTCCCGGTGGTCGAGGAGGCCGCCCACGGCCGTCACGAGACCCTGCCCGGTGGTCGAGGAGGCCGGCTACGGCCGTCACGAGACCCCTCGCTGCCAGGGCTTACAGATTTACGGCTCTCCTGACTGATCCGTGGGTCAGCGGCGGCCGGGGAGGACCGGGCGGTGGCCGCCGAGGTTGAGCATCGCGAGGGCGATGAGCGCGTCGGATGACTTGAAGCCGAAGGCCATGCGGGTGATGAGCCGGATCTTGGTGTTGACCGACTCGATGAGGCCGTTGGACAGGCCGTGCTCGATCGAGGCCAGGATCTCTGTGCGGTAGTAGACGATCCGGGACTGGAGCCGGACGGACGATTCGATGCGGGACCGCCGCGCCCAGGCGACCCACCGGTCGAGCGCGTCAGCGGCCTCGTCGGGCTGCAGCTTGAATACGGTCCGCAGGCCCTCTTTGAGCAGGTAGGCGCGGTAGAGCCGCGGATCGGTCTTGGCGATCCACTCGAGTTTCACCCGCTGTCGGTCGGTGAGGTTCTCCGGGTTCTTCCACAGCGCGAACCGCGCGTGCTTCAACGCCCTGGCATTGCCGGTCGCGACCGTGACACGACGCCCGTCGGCCCAGCCGCGGTTCCTCCTGTTACCGGCTCGCCGCGCTTCGTTCCAGGCGTCGCGACGGACCGCGTCCAGGGCGTCGGTGGCCCAGCCGACGACGTGGAAGGGGTCGGCGCAGCGCACTGCGTTCGGGCATCGTTTGCCGACGACGTCGGCGATCCATTCAGCGCCGTCGGCGGTGACGTGGGTGATCTGGGCACATCGACCTTCGCCGGATTCCTCGAGCGCGTCGAAGAAGGCATGGACGGTCGCACGTTCTCGTCCGGGGCTGGCCCACACCAGCCGACCAGTGTCGTGGTCGACCACGACAGTCAGGTACTTGTGGTGACGCTTGTAGGAAATCTCGTCAATCCCGATCCGGCGCAGCCCAGCGAAGGCGTCGATGCCGGCCGCGGTGTCGGCCCAAATGCGGGCGACGATCGCGCCCACGGTGCGCCAGGCGATCCGCATCAGCTGGGTGATCGCTGTCTTGGAGCACTGGGTGGCCAGCCAAGCGACCTGCTGGTCGAAGGTGTGGGTGTGCCCAGCGCCGTGCCGAGCCCACGGGACCTGCCGCACCGTTGGCCCATGGATGGGGCAGTTCACTCGCGGGGCGCCGGCTTCGAGGAACACCGGGACCATGCCCATGTCGAGCCCGCGCCACCTGCGCCGTCCTTCGCCACGGTCGTACCAAGAAGCTCTCGACCCGCAGCTTCCACATCGACCGTGGCCTGAGCGCCGCGGCCGGACATGGGCCACGAAGACCTCGGCTTCTTCGTCGTACTCGACGTCCTCGACCACGGTGTTCTCGACGCCCAACAGGGCGCGCCATACGCTGGCGTTTCGCACGCCGTTCTCCGCTCTGCAGTTTCTGACCTTCGACAAGCCAGAAACCTAGGCTGGGAGCGGCGTGTGGTCGTTCAGGCGCGATCAGCGACCCACGGAAGAGTCATTGGAGCCAGATTTACGTGGTCGCGCGCCGCTTGGGTCGCGGTGCTTGGTTGCTCTACTGCGCCGGCTTCAGGCCGTCTGCGGTCGACGTTCTGTGGTTGCGGTTACGACGGACACGGGTAGTCGGTGGTTGAGGTGCGAGGCCGGCCACGGCCGAGCCTCGAAACCACCGATCCAGGACGATCGAGGAGCCGTCTCCAGGGTGGTCGAGGAGCCGTGTTCAGGGTGGTCGAGTAGCCCGAGCCGCTAGGCGAGGGCGTATCGAGACCCACTTCCCCTCCACAGCCCAGAATCGAGAATCCCCTGTCCACAAGCGGGTTCCCGACGTTCCTCGATGTCGGAACCGAGTGCTTGAATTCTCGTATGGATCTCGGGACGGCACCCCTCTTCGACCTCCCGGCCGCACCCGCGGCCGGAGCCGTCGACGTGCCGTTGACCGAGGCCCCGCTCTCCCGCGCCGACCAGCTCCTTCGAGACATCAAGGACAACCGCGCCGGCATCAACGAGCGGATGCTCGGCGAGGTCAAGATGATCGCCGAATGGGCCCTCGAACACACCGTCGCCGTCCCGGAGGACGCCTCCACCCTCACCGAACGCGGCCTGGACACCGGGCTGCCGCTCGCGGGTGAGGGTGCGCCGTTGATCTCCGACTTCGCCGTCCTCGAGCTCGGCGCCATCCTCTCCCGCGGCATCGACTCAGTCCGCAACTACGTCGGGCAGGTCGTGGAGCTCTCCCACCGCCTCCCCCAGATCTGGGCCCGCGTCCTGGACGGCCACGTGCCGGTGTGGAAGGGCCTGCGGATCGCCGACTGCACCCGCGACCTCGGCGTGGAGGCGGTGGGGTTCGTGGATCAGCATCTGGCTCGGTTCGCTGCGACCTGCTCCTGGGCCCAGGTCGAACGCCTCATCGACGAAGCCATCACCCGCTTCGACCCCGACCTCGCCGAAGCCAGACGCGCCGCCGCGGCGGAGACCCGGCACTTCGACATCGACTTCGACCGCGCCGGCACCAACGGCACCGTCCCCCTGCACGGCGAGGTCGACCTCACCGATGCCCTCGACGCCGAACAAGCCCTGCGCCACCGCGCCCGCGAGCTCGCCGAGCTCGGCTGCACCGAACCCCTCGACGTACGCCGCGCCATGGCCTTCGGCGAGATGGCCCGCTGCGACCTCACCCTCAACTACCTCACCGACCCCACCGACCCGGTGGTCGAGGAGACCGGCCACGGCCCTCACGAGACCCCATCGCCGGCCCTGCCGCACACCCCGCGCGGTCGGACCGTGGACCTCACCGTCCACCTCTCCCAAGCCGCCGTCGAAGGGTTCGACGCGGTCGGCAGGCTGGACAACACCCGCTCACCGGTCACCGCGGAACAAGTCCGCGAATGGTGCGCCGCCGCGGGCACCATCATCGTCCGGCCCGTCCTCGACGTCGCCGGCCACGAACCCACCGGCGCGTATGAGATCGCCGAACGCCAAGCCCGCCAAGTCCTGCTGCGCGACCAGACGTGCGTGTACCCGCACTGCAATCGTCCCGCCGAGGCCTGCGACCTCGACCACGTGATCCCGCACGCCAAGGGCGGCGTGACGTGTCCGTGCAACCTGGCCCCGGTCTGCCGCGGCCACCATCGCTTGAAGACCCATAGGGCCGGCTGGGCGTATCGGGTGCTCGCGCCCGGGGTCTACTACTGGCGCGGCCGCACCGGTCACCAGTGGCTGGTCACCCCCGGCGGCACCTACACCCTCGACACCCACCCCTGCCCCGGGCCTGTTAAGGCGGCTGACCCGCCACCCGACTAGCTCCCACGCCCCGCACCCCGCCGAACCCCACCACCGGCGGGGGCACGGGCATGCGTGGGTCCGACCAGGAGCGGGCCTCGAGCGCGACCCGAACCGCGTCCAGCCCGGCCGCTCGCCCCCTACGTCGCCGACGGTCTACAGGAGTCGTCGATCAGCCCATCTGGGAATCGACCGTGACCTGGTACGAGACGAGCGTCGACCTCGAGCTTCCGACGCCGAAGGTGACGGTCACGTCGACCCCTGCATCCACCCACCTGCCTCGCATCCACCGCCGGCTGAACCAAAAGCGCTGCAGACCTGCCTCGGTGAGAGCGGCGTCGACAGCCGCGACCACCTCGCGTCGTGAGCCGGCGATCGACGTCTCGACCTCCCACTTCCTGTATTCGCGCGCGACCGCCTCGACGTTCCCGGCGAAGGCCTCCGCGGGCAGCGGCACGTCCTCGATCGTGTGGGACTCGGGCGGCTCGCCGAAGTGGGGCTCTCGGGCCGCCTCGGGATCCTCGGCCGAACAGGCGGCCGTGCCGATCGAGAGCAGCAATCCAGCGGTGAGCAGGCCCCACCTGTCGCGACGTCCCATCCGCGCTCCGTTCGGTCCGAACATCTCGTGCGGCCGTCGCTCGAGGTAGCGCATCGTAGGGCGCCCCGACCGCCCGGGAGCGTCGGTCCCATCTAGGAACCGCCGAGTGCCGTGGCCGAGCCGGTCAGCGCAGGTGGTCGGCCAGCGATCCCTGGGGACCGAACAGGCGCTCGGTCCAGACGCGGAGCAGCTCCTCGTTGTCATGGTCGGAGGGGTGGAACCCCTCGCGCCAGTAGTCCGCGAGGCTGCGCCTGACGTCGGCCTGCAGGAAGGGCGACCGTCGCAGCCGCCACACGCTCCGGGCCAGGCGCACCGGGTTGTACGTCGCGCGGTCGCGCAGCATGGAGAGGACCGTCGCGATCAGCACGGTGCCGAGCAGCCCGACGGTCTGGATCGCGAAGCCGAGCCGCCGTACGCGCTCCGAGCCGCCGATCGTCCGGTAGACGTCGAAGGCGACGGCCTTGTGCTCGGTCTCCTCGAGGGCGTGCCAGAGCAGGATGTTGCGCACCTCGGTGTCGCCGAGCAGCTGCTGCGCCTCGGGCTTGGTGAGGAGGCACTCCGCGATCGTGGCCGTGTAGTGCTCGAGCGCCGCGGTGTAGGCGAGGCAGAGCCGGGCCGGGGCCCGCTTGGTGGCCGAGGCGAGGGAGGCCTTCACGAACCGGCTCACCCGGTGGGTCGGGTAGCCCATCTCCTGGAGCCGCCGGTTGAGCTCGCGGTGCTCGCGACCGTGCGTGGCCTCCTGGCCGATGAACCCGCGCACCTGCTCGCGCAGCACGGGGTCGGTGACCTGGCCGGCGTAGTGCCGCACCGACCGGATGAAGAAGTCCTCGCCCGGTGGGAACGTCGCCGACAGGACGGCCACGACGTGGCTCATCATCAGGTCGTCCTCGACGTAGTGCCGGTGGAGCGACCCTGCGGGGTAGCGGAAGCGGATCCGGCGCACGGGGAGCGCGCGTTCCGGGCGGTCCATCCGTCGAGGCTAGCCCGGAGGGGTGAGGTAGCGACAGGTGTGGTGCGGCATCAGCCCGAGCGCGTCGTACAGCGCGATCGCGGGTGCGTTGTCGACCTCGACGTGCAGCCACACGGTGGTGGCGCCCTGCTCCGCGCCCCACTCGAGGAGCTCGCCCATGACGGCGGTGGCGAGGCCCTGGCGCCGGTGCGCGGTGTCGACCTCGACGCCGTGCACCCCGAGCCAGTCGCCGTCGATCGCCGCCTCGCCTTGCGCCCACGTCGCCGAGCCGTCGCCGACCGTGACGACCGCGCGGGTGCCGTCCGTCGACGCGAGCTCGGCCATCCCGTCGACCGCGCGCAGGCGGCGCCGTACCTGGGTCAGCGAGGCGAGCCGGAGATCGGCGTCCCCCGTCGGGTCGACGGTCCAGCCGAGGTCCCGGAAGGCTTGCTCCTCGGCCGAGCCGAGCTCGACCTGGACGTACGTCGGCCGCCGGCGGCCGTCGTAGAACTCTCGTACGGCGGCCGCCGCCTCGACGTGCGGCAGGCCGGGGTCGCCGAAGGCCAGGCACGAGTTCGCCCGCCGGCGGAGCCGGCCCACGGGGGCGACGTCGGTGCGCAGCAGCCACTCGCCGAGCGGCGTCGTCTCGACCGTCGCCCAGAGGGACGCGGTGTGCAGCTCGGCGTCGCGCGCGGAGACCCGGTGCCGCACAGACGGGCGGGGCGGCACCGGCTTGCCGGAGACGATGTCGGCGATCGGGATGGTGACCGGATCGCCCGACTCGGGGTGGAGCACGCAGACGCCGTCAGCCCACGCGACGCACACGCCGAGCAGGTCGGTCAGCGCCGGCCCGCCGGTCGGTCCGGTCTCGCCGCGGACGAGGCGGCGTACGACGACCCGCTGGCCCACGACGTGCGGGCCGAGGAGGTGGCGTCCCGGATCCTGAGGGTCGTGCGCGTCGCTCACGGCCGGGATACTAGGCTGGCCGCCGACACGAAAGGCTTTCGTGTCCCCGAGCACCCCGTACCGCAGCCCTGGTCCAGGAGGAACACACGATGACCTACGTCATCTCGCAGCCGTGCGTCGACGTCAAGGACAAGGCGTGCGTCGACGAGTGTCCCGTCGACTGCATCTACGAGGGCAAGCGGATGCTCTACATCCACCCCGACGAGTGCGTCGACTGCGGTGCGTGCGAGCCGGTCTGCCCCGTCGAGGCGATCTTCTACGAGGACGACACCCCGGAGGAGTGGAAGCAGTACTACGACGCCAACGTCCACTTCTTCGAC
Proteins encoded in this region:
- a CDS encoding GNAT family N-acetyltransferase; this encodes MTAVELPPGIRVATADDVDDILRLIRELADYEREPAETVKNTPERLREWLFGEDSVASCLVAESDGKVVGIALWFRTYSTWTGVPGIYLEDLFVEPGQRGSGFGKAFLVALSRIALARGYQRVEWVVLDWNKPSIEFYEALGARPMKEWHTYRLTGEALAALGSGVVE
- a CDS encoding ISL3 family transposase; translated protein: MRNASVWRALLGVENTVVEDVEYDEEAEVFVAHVRPRRSGHGRCGSCGSRASWYDRGEGRRRWRGLDMGMVPVFLEAGAPRVNCPIHGPTVRQVPWARHGAGHTHTFDQQVAWLATQCSKTAITQLMRIAWRTVGAIVARIWADTAAGIDAFAGLRRIGIDEISYKRHHKYLTVVVDHDTGRLVWASPGRERATVHAFFDALEESGEGRCAQITHVTADGAEWIADVVGKRCPNAVRCADPFHVVGWATDALDAVRRDAWNEARRAGNRRNRGWADGRRVTVATGNARALKHARFALWKNPENLTDRQRVKLEWIAKTDPRLYRAYLLKEGLRTVFKLQPDEAADALDRWVAWARRSRIESSVRLQSRIVYYRTEILASIEHGLSNGLIESVNTKIRLITRMAFGFKSSDALIALAMLNLGGHRPVLPGRR
- a CDS encoding HNH endonuclease signature motif containing protein — its product is MDLGTAPLFDLPAAPAAGAVDVPLTEAPLSRADQLLRDIKDNRAGINERMLGEVKMIAEWALEHTVAVPEDASTLTERGLDTGLPLAGEGAPLISDFAVLELGAILSRGIDSVRNYVGQVVELSHRLPQIWARVLDGHVPVWKGLRIADCTRDLGVEAVGFVDQHLARFAATCSWAQVERLIDEAITRFDPDLAEARRAAAAETRHFDIDFDRAGTNGTVPLHGEVDLTDALDAEQALRHRARELAELGCTEPLDVRRAMAFGEMARCDLTLNYLTDPTDPVVEETGHGPHETPSPALPHTPRGRTVDLTVHLSQAAVEGFDAVGRLDNTRSPVTAEQVREWCAAAGTIIVRPVLDVAGHEPTGAYEIAERQARQVLLRDQTCVYPHCNRPAEACDLDHVIPHAKGGVTCPCNLAPVCRGHHRLKTHRAGWAYRVLAPGVYYWRGRTGHQWLVTPGGTYTLDTHPCPGPVKAADPPPD
- a CDS encoding metal-dependent hydrolase, translated to MDRPERALPVRRIRFRYPAGSLHRHYVEDDLMMSHVVAVLSATFPPGEDFFIRSVRHYAGQVTDPVLREQVRGFIGQEATHGREHRELNRRLQEMGYPTHRVSRFVKASLASATKRAPARLCLAYTAALEHYTATIAECLLTKPEAQQLLGDTEVRNILLWHALEETEHKAVAFDVYRTIGGSERVRRLGFAIQTVGLLGTVLIATVLSMLRDRATYNPVRLARSVWRLRRSPFLQADVRRSLADYWREGFHPSDHDNEELLRVWTERLFGPQGSLADHLR
- a CDS encoding GNAT family N-acetyltransferase translates to MSDAHDPQDPGRHLLGPHVVGQRVVVRRLVRGETGPTGGPALTDLLGVCVAWADGVCVLHPESGDPVTIPIADIVSGKPVPPRPSVRHRVSARDAELHTASLWATVETTPLGEWLLRTDVAPVGRLRRRANSCLAFGDPGLPHVEAAAAVREFYDGRRRPTYVQVELGSAEEQAFRDLGWTVDPTGDADLRLASLTQVRRRLRAVDGMAELASTDGTRAVVTVGDGSATWAQGEAAIDGDWLGVHGVEVDTAHRRQGLATAVMGELLEWGAEQGATTVWLHVEVDNAPAIALYDALGLMPHHTCRYLTPPG
- the fdxA gene encoding ferredoxin; the protein is MTYVISQPCVDVKDKACVDECPVDCIYEGKRMLYIHPDECVDCGACEPVCPVEAIFYEDDTPEEWKQYYDANVHFFDDLGSPGGAAKMGEIDKDHEFIAALPPQNQD